The Anaerolineales bacterium region AGGAGCAAACCATGTTTGATAACGCCCTCTTCATCGGCTTTCCCTACGCGGCGGTCGCCATCGCGGTGGTCGTCGCCATCTATCGCTTCTGGTTCGACCCGTTCTCGGTTTCCAGTCAATCGTCGCAATTCCTTGAAAACCGTAAATTGTTCTTTGGCTCGGTGCCGTGGCATTACGGCGTGATCATCATCCTGCTGGGGCACATCACCGCCTTGATGTTTCCTGGCGTGTGGGGCTTGTTCACCGCCAACCAAACCCGCTTGTATGTTCTCGAAATCACAGGGCTGGCGTTGGCGCTGATGACGACCGTCGGCATCCTAATCCTGATCTACCGCCGCTTCACCGACGCGCGCGCACAATCGGTCACTTCGCCGTATGATTGGATTTTGTTGTTCTTCCTCTTCCTGCAAGTCGCGCTTGGATTTTGGGCGGCATATTACTATCGCTGGGGGTCGGACTGGTACCT contains the following coding sequences:
- the narI gene encoding respiratory nitrate reductase subunit gamma — its product is MFDNALFIGFPYAAVAIAVVVAIYRFWFDPFSVSSQSSQFLENRKLFFGSVPWHYGVIIILLGHITALMFPGVWGLFTANQTRLYVLEITGLALALMTTVGILILIYRRFTDARAQSVTSPYDWILLFFLFLQVALGFWAAYYYRWGSDWYLHTAVPWLLSLLKFQPDITYVTALPFWVRFHFLNGFIIILLLPFTRLMHVLVFPISYLWREHQVVIWNKARH